Proteins encoded together in one Gigantopelta aegis isolate Gae_Host chromosome 8, Gae_host_genome, whole genome shotgun sequence window:
- the LOC121379902 gene encoding LOW QUALITY PROTEIN: palmitoyltransferase ZDHHC4-like (The sequence of the model RefSeq protein was modified relative to this genomic sequence to represent the inferred CDS: deleted 1 base in 1 codon), with translation MEFITLFVLYILIFNLMVLLYICRNHPILNTGVIGKLRENIMQVIWYILPRPVVSLSNEVVNYVFNTRNHVMQIIFMMLVLLIHAIWILDILPVLYLVEPNYNHTTFIMFLCMCNFLCFYKSCCTNAGEVTPSNQEGSYRYDGILYKAGNECSTCKLNKPARSKHCSLCNMCVHRFDHHCVWTNNCVGGGNVVYFNLFLITLVVMCVNGAYCCFNSLYLITDFLKLMETSYEDMVTGELKPVTITILAQHLFMEYPRIVFLAFSLSVLDVLLGMFTIYHIFLLATNQTTNERYKIGRLVMTDNIVEENGNRKLQKKLMTYRPYDKGILNNFKQVLFPWTVKKGSTSKKS, from the exons ATGGAGTTCATAACTCTGTTTGTCCTGTACATCCTGATCTTCAACTTGATGGTGTTATTGTACATCTGTAGAAATCATCCGATACTCAACACTGGGGTGATTGGGAAGCTGAGAGAAAACATCATGCAG GTGATTTGGTACATCCTGCCAAGACCAGTTGTCAGCCTTTCAAATGAAGTAGTTAATTACGTTTTTAATACAAG AAATCATGTTATGCAAATTATATTCATGATGCTGGTTCTACTGATACATGCTATATGGATTCTGGACATACTGCCAGTGTTGTACTTGGTGGAACCAAACTACAATCATACAACTTTTATCATGTTCCTTTGCATGTGCAATTTCCTGTGTTTCTACAAAAGCTGCTGTACGAACGCAGGGGAA GTAACTCCGAGCAACCAGGAGGGATCTTATCGCTATGATGGGATTTTGTACAAAGCTGGTAATGAATGCAGCACCTGCAAGTTAAACAAGCCAGCGAGATCAAAACATTGTA GTTTATGTAACATGTGTGTCCATCGGTTTGATCATCACTGTGTGTGGACTAACAACTGTGTTGGTGGGGGTAATGTGGTCTACTTCAACCTGTTTCTCATCACTCTTGTTGTCATGTGCGTGAACGGGGCCTACTGCTGTTTTAATTCTCTCTACCTCATCACAGACTTTCTGAAGCTGATGGAAACATCATATGAAGATATGGTTACTGGGGAACTGAAGCCTGTAACTATTACAATATTAGCTCAG CACTTGTTCATGGAGTATCCGAGAATTGTGTTTCTTGCCTTCTCCTTGTCTGTTCTCGATGTACTACTTGGTATGTTCACAATCTACCACATCTTTCTGCTGGCGACAAACCAGACAACCAACGAGCGATACAAAATCGGTCGGCTCGTCATGACCGACAACATTGTGGAAGAAAACGGTAACCGAAAACTGCAGAAGAAACTTATGACCTACAGACCTTATGACAAgggaatattaaataattttaaacaggtTTTATTCCCATGGACAGTGAAGAAAGGATCGACAAGCAAGAAAtcatga